The Gemmatimonadaceae bacterium genome includes a window with the following:
- the fliG gene encoding flagellar motor switch protein FliG encodes MSKMARMREVTFESLNGRQKAALLCLALGTDAAAKVTQKLSTDEVDTLSFEIARMDEVPTEVIDKVLEEWIESAIGIGSLSNGGVEYAREVLEKAFGPGKAAGILRRVQGQLADTAGLTRLRRADPQQLGNTLRNEHPQTIALVLAHLDPQQTANILKEIPSSKGGEVVYRMAGMEKVQPEMLMLIEKHIGSETSSMMAEGTASGGPKAVAEVMNFISGALEKELLEGVEERDPELCEVIKNLMFVFEDLISLDDKAIQRVLREVEAKSLALALKAASPELKGKILGCMSQRAVAALQEEMEMMGPARMKDVEAAQTAFVSQVRRLEEMGEIVIGGKGGDDVLV; translated from the coding sequence GTGTCTAAGATGGCGCGGATGCGCGAAGTCACGTTCGAGTCGCTGAACGGGCGGCAGAAGGCGGCGCTCCTCTGCCTCGCCCTCGGCACCGATGCGGCGGCGAAGGTCACGCAGAAGCTCTCCACCGACGAGGTGGACACGCTCTCGTTCGAGATCGCGCGCATGGACGAGGTGCCGACCGAGGTGATCGACAAGGTGCTCGAGGAGTGGATCGAGTCGGCGATCGGCATCGGCTCGCTCTCCAACGGCGGCGTCGAGTACGCGCGCGAGGTGCTGGAGAAGGCGTTCGGCCCGGGCAAGGCGGCCGGCATCCTGCGCCGCGTGCAGGGGCAGCTCGCCGACACCGCCGGCCTCACGCGCCTGCGCCGCGCCGACCCGCAGCAGCTCGGCAACACGCTGCGCAACGAGCACCCGCAGACCATCGCGCTGGTGCTCGCGCACCTCGACCCGCAGCAGACCGCGAACATCCTGAAGGAGATCCCGTCGTCCAAGGGCGGCGAGGTGGTCTACCGCATGGCGGGCATGGAGAAGGTGCAGCCCGAGATGCTGATGCTGATCGAGAAGCACATCGGTTCCGAGACCTCGTCGATGATGGCCGAGGGCACCGCGTCGGGCGGGCCGAAGGCGGTGGCCGAGGTCATGAACTTCATCTCCGGGGCACTGGAGAAGGAGCTGCTGGAGGGTGTGGAGGAGCGCGACCCGGAGCTCTGCGAGGTGATCAAGAACCTGATGTTCGTCTTCGAGGACCTGATCTCGCTGGACGACAAGGCCATCCAGCGCGTGCTGCGCGAGGTGGAGGCGAAGAGCCTGGCGCTGGCGCTCAAGGCGGCCAGCCCGGAGCTCAAGGGGAAGATCCTCGGCTGCATGTCCCAGCGCGCGGTGGCGGCGCTGCAGGAAGAGATGGAGATGATGGGACCGGCGCGCATGAAGGACGTGGAGGCGGCACAGACGGCCTTCGTGTCGCAGGTGCGCCGCCTGGAGGAGATGGGCGAGATCGTGATCGGCGGAAAGGGGGGCGACGATGTCCTCGTTTGA
- a CDS encoding FliI/YscN family ATPase produces the protein MPETLVAREMTRRIAEMPRLQAFGRVARIVGLAIEVSGLEMGLGELARITNTNDARSVLAEVVGFHHTGCLLMPLGEMDGIAPGASVVALGRSFGVDVGPGLLGRILNGLGHPIDDKGKLDVEERAPLQAEPPNPLHREVIGSTMATGVRAIDGLLTIGQGQRIGIFSGSGVGKSTLLGMVARQAQADVNVIALLGERGREVREFIEHSLGEEGLKRSVIIVATGDQAALVRARGALVATAIAEYFRDQGKQVLLMVDSITRVAMAWREIGLAVGEPPTTKGYPPSVFAALPRLLERAGNARVGGITGVYTVLVDGDDFNEPIADAARSILDGHIVLTRRLASAGHFPAIDVLESKSRVRDLLITDAHKQAANLLLQLEAAWREKEDLILVGAYQKGSDPLVDAAIALRDSLLAFLRQPPTESTAIANSVALLRQLQQRYDHLVAQRVAA, from the coding sequence ATGCCTGAGACCCTCGTCGCGCGCGAGATGACGCGCCGGATCGCCGAGATGCCGCGGCTGCAGGCCTTCGGGCGCGTCGCGCGGATCGTCGGCCTGGCCATCGAGGTCAGCGGCCTCGAGATGGGCCTCGGCGAGCTGGCGCGCATCACCAACACCAACGATGCCCGCTCGGTGCTGGCCGAGGTGGTGGGCTTCCACCACACGGGGTGCCTGCTGATGCCGCTCGGCGAGATGGACGGCATCGCGCCGGGCGCGAGCGTCGTCGCACTCGGCCGGTCGTTCGGCGTGGACGTCGGCCCGGGGCTGCTCGGTCGCATCCTCAACGGGCTGGGCCACCCGATCGACGACAAGGGCAAGCTGGACGTCGAGGAGCGGGCGCCGCTGCAGGCCGAGCCACCGAACCCCCTCCATCGCGAGGTGATCGGCAGCACCATGGCCACCGGCGTGCGCGCCATCGACGGGCTGCTGACCATCGGCCAGGGCCAGCGCATCGGCATCTTCTCGGGCAGCGGCGTCGGCAAGAGCACGCTGCTCGGCATGGTCGCACGCCAGGCGCAGGCGGACGTGAACGTGATCGCACTGCTCGGCGAGCGCGGGCGCGAGGTGCGCGAGTTCATCGAGCACTCGCTCGGCGAGGAGGGGCTCAAGCGCAGCGTGATCATCGTCGCCACCGGCGACCAGGCCGCGCTGGTGCGTGCACGCGGGGCGCTGGTCGCCACCGCGATCGCCGAGTACTTCCGCGACCAGGGCAAGCAGGTGCTGCTGATGGTGGACTCGATCACCCGCGTGGCGATGGCATGGCGCGAGATCGGCCTCGCCGTCGGCGAGCCGCCCACCACCAAGGGCTATCCACCGTCGGTGTTCGCGGCGCTCCCGCGGCTGCTCGAGCGCGCCGGCAACGCACGCGTGGGCGGCATCACCGGCGTGTACACGGTGCTGGTGGACGGCGACGACTTCAACGAGCCGATCGCCGACGCCGCACGCTCGATCCTCGACGGCCACATCGTGCTCACGCGCCGCCTGGCCAGCGCCGGCCACTTCCCGGCCATCGACGTGCTGGAGTCGAAGAGCCGCGTGCGCGACCTGCTGATCACCGATGCACACAAGCAGGCCGCGAACCTGCTGCTGCAGCTGGAGGCGGCGTGGCGCGAGAAGGAGGATCTCATCCTCGTGGGCGCCTACCAGAAGGGAAGTGACCCGCTGGTGGATGCCGCGATCGCCCTGCGTGACTCGCTGCTGGCGTTCCTGCGCCAGCCGCCGACCGAGAGCACCGCGATCGCGAACTCGGTGGCCCTGCTGCGCCAGCTGCAGCAGCGCTACGACCACCTCGTTGCGCAGCGGGTGGCCGCATGA
- a CDS encoding beta-lactamase family protein → MLAAVAACAPSLHTPRLAAAGIAVDDTPASIRRLDGARISTATADSIARTLVERHHITGMQVAVVNDGRLAWSAAYGFLIRAPDSAMTTRSVLWAASITKAVFATHVMQRVAAGTLDLDQPIATLLPQPLDRYEPYAGKAALIVHDSAWGRVTPRMLLSHTSGLLNFANLEPDGKMRLHDTPGRAYRYSGEGFNLLQFVLEQRDGAPMERTLDSALLKPLGLARTALAYRAEFGPDMADRYGRDGQFIAKTRRNARAAGSLTTSAEDLAAFLIALMDDRAIPRRARDAMHRPQVHIRTLHQFDPPHSADSIPLGSTEAEQAGLAYGIGWGLLTRTKYGPAFFKEGHGDGANTFAICFPRRRDCMIILANSDNGEFAFRPLLESVLGNDVTPWTWEGYTELLLRAPTD, encoded by the coding sequence ATGCTGGCAGCCGTTGCCGCCTGCGCACCATCACTGCACACACCGCGCCTGGCGGCGGCCGGCATCGCCGTGGACGACACGCCTGCTTCAATTCGTCGGCTCGACGGCGCGCGGATCTCCACCGCCACGGCCGACTCGATCGCGCGGACACTCGTGGAGCGCCACCACATCACGGGCATGCAGGTCGCCGTCGTCAACGACGGGCGGCTCGCCTGGAGCGCCGCGTACGGATTCCTCATCCGCGCCCCGGACAGCGCCATGACAACGCGCTCCGTGCTGTGGGCGGCGTCCATCACCAAGGCGGTCTTCGCCACCCACGTCATGCAGCGCGTCGCCGCCGGCACGCTCGACCTCGACCAGCCGATCGCCACCCTGCTGCCACAGCCGCTCGACCGCTACGAGCCCTATGCCGGCAAGGCCGCCCTGATCGTGCACGACAGCGCCTGGGGACGCGTCACCCCGCGTATGCTCCTCTCCCACACCAGCGGCCTGCTCAACTTCGCGAACCTGGAGCCGGACGGGAAGATGCGCCTCCACGACACGCCTGGTCGCGCCTACCGCTACTCGGGTGAGGGCTTCAACCTGCTGCAGTTCGTGCTGGAGCAGCGCGACGGGGCGCCCATGGAACGCACCCTCGATTCCGCGCTGCTGAAGCCACTGGGACTGGCCCGCACCGCACTGGCGTACCGCGCCGAGTTCGGGCCCGACATGGCCGACCGGTACGGACGCGACGGGCAGTTCATCGCCAAGACCCGTCGCAACGCGCGCGCCGCCGGCAGCCTCACCACCTCCGCCGAGGACCTCGCCGCATTCCTCATCGCGCTCATGGACGACCGCGCCATCCCGCGACGTGCGCGTGACGCGATGCACCGCCCGCAGGTGCACATCCGCACGCTGCACCAGTTCGACCCGCCGCACTCCGCCGACTCGATCCCGCTCGGCAGCACCGAGGCCGAGCAGGCCGGGCTGGCCTACGGCATCGGCTGGGGACTGCTCACGCGCACGAAGTACGGACCGGCCTTCTTCAAGGAAGGCCATGGCGACGGCGCGAACACCTTCGCGATCTGCTTCCCCAGGCGACGCGACTGCATGATCATCCTCGCCAACAGCGACAACGGCGAGTTCGCCTTCCGCCCGCTGCTCGAGTCGGTGCTCGGCAACGACGTCACGCCATGGACGTGGGAGGGGTACACCGAGCTGCTCCTCCGTGCCCCCACCGACTGA
- the fliF gene encoding flagellar M-ring protein FliF — protein sequence MPPAIEQLFERLGGARRVGILGVGVVALVAILGVSRWATKPELVPAFSGVPLEHVGKMTDALEAAGVAFQLDRGGTDVMVAATDLARARVVLASAGLPAQGRPGMELFDQPSWGMTDFAQKINYRRALEGELERTISTMKGIERAQVHLAIKETQAFRRAGDAPAEASVVVKLRNGQRPEADVVRGISQLVASSIDNLEAQRVAVLDDGGRLLSRMLDASDPASLSSAQLEQQRAVEDHLAGKASAMVNQIVGNGNATVSVAADLSFDQVERMSQQVDPEKQALSTEQKAEIVPGTDGGAGSTNVASSYDNSRTVETVKSATGVVKRLTVSVLVKDRVDAKGKSTTRPQAELDQIEALVRNAVGFDSTRGDMVKVVSTAFEGITAIPAETTGEKAMRTLQQVQRPALGVLGLVLALVIAMMMMKTLKAQSADARAMALAAARQQQQLEAGGQAMGQLPEQAGDGAPVTYTALSMPVNPLKERVVATAEAYPDVSAKILRNWMRSV from the coding sequence ATGCCCCCTGCGATCGAGCAGTTGTTCGAGCGACTCGGCGGCGCGCGACGCGTCGGCATCCTCGGGGTCGGCGTGGTGGCGCTGGTGGCCATCCTCGGCGTGTCACGCTGGGCCACGAAACCCGAGCTGGTGCCGGCCTTCAGCGGCGTGCCGCTCGAGCACGTCGGCAAGATGACCGATGCGCTCGAGGCGGCCGGCGTCGCGTTCCAGCTGGACCGTGGCGGCACCGACGTCATGGTGGCCGCCACCGACCTCGCGCGTGCCCGCGTGGTCCTGGCGTCTGCCGGATTGCCGGCGCAGGGCCGTCCCGGCATGGAGCTCTTCGACCAGCCCAGCTGGGGCATGACCGACTTCGCCCAGAAGATCAACTACCGTCGCGCCCTCGAGGGAGAGCTCGAGCGCACGATCAGCACGATGAAGGGCATCGAGCGGGCGCAGGTGCACCTGGCGATCAAGGAGACGCAGGCGTTCCGCCGCGCTGGCGACGCGCCGGCCGAGGCGAGCGTGGTGGTGAAGCTCCGCAACGGACAGCGTCCCGAGGCCGACGTCGTGCGCGGCATCTCGCAGCTCGTGGCGAGCAGCATCGACAACCTCGAGGCGCAGCGGGTGGCGGTGCTGGACGACGGCGGCCGCCTGCTCTCGCGCATGCTCGACGCCAGCGACCCGGCGTCGCTCAGCAGCGCGCAGCTCGAGCAGCAGCGCGCCGTGGAGGACCACCTCGCCGGCAAGGCCAGCGCGATGGTCAACCAGATCGTGGGTAACGGCAACGCCACCGTGAGCGTGGCGGCCGACCTGAGCTTCGACCAGGTCGAGCGCATGTCGCAGCAGGTGGACCCGGAGAAGCAGGCGCTCAGCACCGAGCAGAAGGCGGAGATCGTGCCCGGCACCGATGGCGGCGCCGGCTCCACGAACGTGGCCAGCAGCTACGACAACTCACGCACCGTGGAGACCGTCAAGTCCGCCACCGGCGTGGTGAAGCGCCTCACGGTGTCGGTGCTGGTGAAGGATCGCGTGGATGCGAAGGGGAAGAGCACCACGCGGCCGCAGGCGGAGCTGGACCAGATCGAGGCGCTGGTGCGCAACGCGGTCGGCTTCGACTCCACGCGCGGCGACATGGTGAAGGTGGTGAGCACGGCCTTCGAGGGCATCACCGCCATCCCGGCGGAGACGACCGGCGAGAAGGCGATGCGCACGCTGCAGCAGGTGCAGCGGCCGGCGCTCGGCGTGCTCGGGCTGGTCCTCGCCCTGGTGATCGCGATGATGATGATGAAGACGCTGAAGGCGCAGTCGGCGGATGCGCGGGCGATGGCGCTCGCCGCGGCGCGGCAGCAGCAGCAGCTCGAGGCGGGCGGCCAGGCCATGGGCCAGCTCCCGGAGCAGGCGGGTGACGGCGCGCCGGTGACCTACACGGCGCTGAGCATGCCGGTGAACCCGCTCAAGGAACGTGTCGTCGCGACGGCCGAGGCCTATCCCGACGTCTCAGCCAAGATCCTCCGGAACTGGATGCGAAGTGTCTAA
- a CDS encoding acyl-CoA dehydrogenase family protein: protein MATEILSPTETDLLPQLDPRVAALAARLHERPELAGAIEQLLNMDGPALARARRSIAKAKVAPPAAPEIEVDFLHLLRDLPAETESARLRAREFMDREVNPIANEYWERAEFPYHLIPQFASLDLLASIFPTGPDGAVRHDSVAEGVLTMELARVDCSFATFLGVHGGLAFGSILLCGSKEQQEDWLPRMRKWEVLGAFGLTEPDVGSGVAGGITTTCRRDGDTWIINGEKRWIGNSTFGDFVVVWARDLADQQVKGFIVETTLPGYSVRKMEGKIAQRTLQNGHVTLDHVRVQEKNRLQRANGFKDVARVLGMTRVGVAWIAVGCAAGAYERALAYTQRRTQFGRPLGSFQLIQSMLAKMVGKLASMQALALQVSRLQNAGLCEEHHSALAKQYCAAQCREVVALARESMGGNGILLDHSVARFFADAEAIYSYEGSNEINTLIVGRALTGHGAFV from the coding sequence ATGGCCACTGAAATCCTGTCACCAACCGAGACCGACCTCCTGCCGCAGCTGGACCCGCGGGTGGCGGCGCTCGCGGCGCGATTGCACGAGCGTCCGGAACTCGCGGGGGCCATCGAACAGCTCCTGAACATGGACGGGCCGGCGCTGGCCCGGGCCCGGCGCTCTATCGCCAAGGCCAAGGTGGCGCCGCCGGCCGCGCCGGAGATCGAGGTGGATTTCCTCCACCTGCTGCGAGACCTGCCGGCGGAGACCGAGTCGGCCCGGCTGCGCGCGCGGGAGTTCATGGACCGCGAGGTGAACCCGATCGCGAACGAGTACTGGGAACGGGCGGAGTTTCCGTACCACCTCATCCCGCAGTTCGCGTCACTGGACCTGCTCGCCTCGATCTTCCCGACCGGCCCCGACGGCGCGGTTCGGCACGATTCGGTCGCCGAAGGGGTCCTGACGATGGAGCTGGCCCGCGTCGATTGTTCCTTCGCCACCTTCCTTGGTGTGCACGGCGGACTGGCCTTCGGGTCAATCCTGCTCTGCGGATCGAAGGAGCAGCAGGAGGATTGGCTGCCGCGGATGCGGAAGTGGGAGGTGCTTGGCGCCTTCGGTTTGACCGAGCCGGATGTCGGATCCGGCGTTGCTGGCGGTATAACGACAACATGCCGGCGCGATGGTGACACATGGATCATCAACGGCGAGAAGCGCTGGATCGGCAACTCCACCTTCGGCGACTTCGTGGTGGTGTGGGCCCGTGACCTCGCTGACCAGCAGGTCAAGGGCTTCATCGTCGAGACGACACTTCCTGGTTATTCGGTCAGGAAGATGGAAGGAAAGATCGCCCAGCGAACCCTGCAGAACGGACACGTCACGCTCGACCACGTCCGCGTCCAGGAGAAGAACCGGCTCCAGCGCGCGAACGGCTTCAAGGACGTGGCGCGGGTCCTGGGCATGACGCGCGTTGGTGTGGCCTGGATCGCCGTCGGGTGCGCCGCCGGCGCATACGAGCGCGCGCTGGCCTACACGCAGCGCCGCACCCAGTTCGGGCGGCCGCTCGGCAGCTTCCAGCTCATCCAGTCCATGCTCGCGAAGATGGTCGGCAAGCTGGCCTCGATGCAGGCGCTGGCCCTCCAGGTCAGCCGGCTCCAGAATGCCGGGCTCTGCGAGGAGCACCATTCCGCCCTCGCCAAGCAGTACTGCGCGGCGCAGTGCCGGGAGGTCGTGGCGCTGGCCCGGGAGTCGATGGGCGGCAACGGCATCCTGCTCGACCATTCCGTCGCCCGGTTCTTCGCGGATGCCGAGGCGATCTACTCGTACGAAGGGTCGAACGAGATCAACACGCTGATCGTCGGGCGGGCGCTCACCGGGCACGGCGCGTTCGTGTGA
- a CDS encoding amidohydrolase family protein produces the protein MTQPRPRSLTPPMQLVAIGGMLLAGCRSAPQPAPVAVTESGRNRTPAALPATAAPPAAVPSRGDTAEYTVLMGGRAAGRLRQWPDSGGTVTTSYAYSDRGRGPSLTQTLRTDKAGLPVGMLLSGTNYLAQPVREMVQVAGPLLTWRNENAAGRTAPGTAYYLPLEQLPSDVAALARALQLSKSRSLPLLPEGQVTATIGAARVFSAAARSMRVTPVVIAGLGLTPETVWLDGEGRLFASGGPGFLVIRSGYEGTADEIVAAQLASSRVRDSLTAIRLARTPRRGIAIIHANLFDAAARRMKPAQTVIVRGETIEAVGDDGTVPLPANVEIVDARGRALLPGLWDMHVHVQDDDGLLHLAAGVTTVRDLASDTGALAARVARFSAGSLLGPRVLRAGIIDGPGPYAGPTPVLVANRDAARVAVESYANAGYEQVKVYSSLDPSLFQTIVRTAHQRGLRVSGHAPNGMTAEQMVRAGADELQHANFLFLNFLTDSVVDTRTPARFTAVGRRAASVDLRSEAVQRFIALLKEKDVVVDPTLNVFERLYTARVGTLDQASLPVATRMPAVARRALLAGGLPAGAALEQQYRASFIAMERMVKRLHDAGVRLVAGTDGQAGFALHRELELFAEAGIPNVDILYLATLGASRVMKHEARWGSIEPGKLADLVLVDGDPSQRMRDLRRMELVMKGGVLYVPDSLYASIGVKPAPRKGAIPTREVRAEDVVCRGPAAVVRRGTTGPVPLNCSVVDSTSAAGRSRARPAPRPAPRRTPPKRTVRP, from the coding sequence ATGACGCAGCCGCGCCCACGTTCCCTCACGCCACCCATGCAGCTCGTCGCCATCGGCGGCATGCTGCTGGCCGGCTGCCGCTCCGCGCCACAGCCGGCGCCGGTCGCGGTGACGGAGTCCGGGCGGAACCGCACGCCGGCGGCTCTGCCCGCGACCGCCGCGCCGCCCGCGGCCGTCCCGTCGCGCGGCGACACGGCGGAATACACCGTGCTGATGGGCGGACGCGCCGCCGGACGACTGCGGCAGTGGCCCGACAGCGGTGGCACCGTCACCACCAGCTACGCCTACAGCGATCGTGGGCGAGGCCCCTCGCTCACGCAGACGCTGCGCACCGACAAGGCGGGCCTGCCGGTCGGCATGCTGCTGAGCGGCACCAACTATCTCGCCCAGCCCGTGCGCGAGATGGTGCAGGTGGCCGGTCCGCTGCTCACCTGGCGCAACGAGAACGCCGCCGGTCGCACCGCACCCGGCACCGCGTATTACCTCCCGCTCGAACAGCTCCCCAGTGACGTCGCGGCGCTCGCCCGCGCGCTGCAGCTCTCGAAGTCCCGGAGCCTGCCACTGCTGCCGGAGGGACAGGTCACGGCGACCATCGGCGCCGCCCGCGTGTTCTCGGCCGCCGCGCGGAGCATGCGGGTCACGCCGGTCGTGATCGCCGGGCTCGGCCTCACGCCGGAAACCGTCTGGCTCGACGGCGAGGGGCGCCTCTTCGCCAGCGGCGGCCCCGGGTTCCTCGTGATCCGCAGTGGCTACGAGGGCACGGCCGACGAGATCGTGGCCGCGCAGCTCGCGTCGTCGCGCGTGCGGGACTCGCTGACTGCCATCCGCCTGGCGCGCACGCCGCGCCGCGGGATCGCCATCATCCACGCCAACCTGTTCGATGCCGCCGCACGCCGGATGAAGCCGGCGCAGACCGTGATCGTGCGCGGCGAGACCATCGAGGCCGTGGGCGACGATGGCACCGTGCCGCTGCCGGCGAACGTGGAGATCGTGGACGCCCGCGGCCGCGCGCTGCTGCCGGGCCTCTGGGACATGCATGTGCATGTGCAGGACGACGACGGACTGCTGCACCTCGCCGCCGGCGTGACGACGGTGCGCGACCTCGCCAGCGACACCGGTGCACTGGCGGCCCGTGTTGCGCGCTTCAGCGCGGGGTCGCTGCTCGGCCCGCGCGTGCTGCGGGCCGGCATCATCGATGGCCCGGGGCCGTACGCCGGCCCGACGCCGGTGCTGGTGGCGAACCGTGATGCCGCCCGGGTGGCGGTCGAGAGCTACGCCAACGCCGGCTACGAGCAGGTGAAGGTGTACTCGTCGCTCGACCCGTCGCTGTTCCAGACCATCGTGCGGACGGCACACCAGCGCGGGTTGCGCGTGAGCGGCCACGCGCCGAACGGCATGACGGCCGAGCAGATGGTGCGCGCCGGTGCCGACGAGCTGCAGCACGCCAACTTCCTCTTCCTGAACTTCCTCACCGACTCGGTGGTGGACACGCGCACGCCGGCGCGCTTCACGGCGGTGGGTCGCCGGGCCGCGTCGGTGGACCTGCGCAGCGAGGCGGTGCAGCGCTTCATCGCGCTGCTGAAGGAGAAGGACGTGGTGGTGGATCCCACGCTGAACGTGTTCGAGCGGCTCTACACGGCGCGCGTGGGCACACTGGACCAGGCCTCGTTGCCGGTGGCCACGCGGATGCCGGCGGTGGCGCGGCGCGCGCTGCTGGCCGGTGGCCTGCCGGCGGGCGCCGCGCTGGAGCAGCAGTACCGGGCGAGCTTCATCGCGATGGAGCGGATGGTGAAGCGGCTGCACGATGCCGGCGTGCGCCTGGTGGCGGGCACCGACGGCCAGGCTGGGTTCGCGCTGCACCGCGAGCTGGAGCTGTTCGCCGAGGCGGGCATCCCGAACGTGGACATTCTCTACCTCGCCACGCTGGGGGCTTCGCGCGTGATGAAGCACGAGGCGCGGTGGGGCAGCATCGAGCCCGGCAAGCTGGCTGACCTGGTGCTGGTGGATGGTGATCCGTCGCAACGCATGCGCGACCTGCGCCGCATGGAGCTGGTGATGAAGGGCGGGGTGCTCTACGTGCCTGACTCGCTGTACGCGTCGATCGGCGTGAAGCCGGCGCCGCGGAAGGGGGCGATCCCGACGCGTGAGGTGCGGGCGGAGGACGTGGTGTGCCGCGGTCCCGCCGCGGTGGTGCGCCGCGGGACGACGGGACCGGTGCCGCTCAACTGCTCGGTGGTGGACAGCACCAGCGCGGCGGGGCGGTCGCGCGCGCGACCGGCGCCGCGACCGGCACCGCGGCGGACGCCACCGAAGCGGACGGTCAGGCCGTAG
- the flgC gene encoding flagellar basal body rod protein FlgC, which produces MPKLPGLLPFVGGPAIRPMFRALGIAASGMSAQRTRIEVAASNLANADVTRGENGKAYNRRIVQLSTAQRDDREASFRFPNQLPFAAPPFGTAQFDVPAGAASSAPAATDTEQTFGVVVQGIQEDTTAGARVHMPGHPDADAEGYVTLSNVNRTSELVDLLDARRVFEANATVFQSAKQILRKSLEL; this is translated from the coding sequence ATGCCGAAGCTCCCCGGACTCCTGCCGTTCGTCGGCGGGCCTGCCATCCGCCCGATGTTCCGCGCCCTCGGCATCGCCGCCAGCGGCATGTCGGCGCAGCGCACGCGCATCGAGGTGGCCGCCAGCAACCTCGCCAACGCCGACGTCACGCGCGGCGAGAACGGCAAGGCGTACAATCGCCGCATCGTCCAGCTCAGCACCGCGCAGCGTGACGACCGCGAGGCCAGCTTCCGATTCCCGAACCAGCTCCCGTTCGCTGCGCCGCCGTTCGGCACCGCGCAGTTCGACGTGCCCGCCGGTGCGGCATCGTCAGCGCCGGCGGCCACCGACACCGAGCAGACGTTCGGCGTGGTGGTGCAGGGCATCCAGGAGGACACCACCGCCGGCGCCCGGGTGCACATGCCCGGCCACCCCGACGCCGATGCCGAGGGCTACGTGACCCTCTCGAACGTGAACCGCACCAGCGAGCTGGTGGACCTGCTCGACGCGCGTCGTGTGTTCGAGGCCAACGCCACCGTGTTCCAGTCGGCGAAGCAGATCCTGCGCAAGTCGCTGGAGCTCTGA
- the fliJ gene encoding flagellar export protein FliJ: protein MNARNFRFRLQKLLELREEAERARALALTSAHRHALAARDARTAMAEARTAGTASLAAAATAGTSVGTLRQMQYVLGALDERLEAADSGIVTADSLVRHAQDELRAAFQARHALHTLREKQSEAHRAAEQGADRALMDEIALTRFHNSSTTPTDPERSTNG from the coding sequence ATGAACGCCCGCAACTTCCGGTTCCGGCTGCAGAAGCTGCTGGAGCTGCGCGAGGAGGCGGAGCGCGCCCGCGCGCTGGCCCTCACCTCGGCGCACAGGCACGCGCTGGCCGCCCGCGACGCGCGCACCGCGATGGCCGAGGCGCGCACGGCAGGCACCGCCTCGCTCGCCGCCGCCGCCACCGCCGGCACCAGCGTCGGCACGCTCCGGCAGATGCAGTACGTGCTCGGCGCACTCGACGAGCGGCTGGAGGCGGCCGACAGCGGCATCGTGACGGCCGACAGCCTCGTCCGGCACGCGCAGGACGAACTCCGCGCGGCATTCCAGGCCCGCCACGCATTGCACACGCTGCGCGAGAAGCAGTCCGAGGCGCACCGCGCCGCGGAGCAGGGCGCCGACCGCGCACTGATGGACGAGATCGCACTCACGCGATTCCACAACAGCAGCACCACTCCCACCGATCCGGAGCGCTCGACCAATGGGTAA
- the fliE gene encoding flagellar hook-basal body complex protein FliE has protein sequence MTIDKFGAFAQRVAEFGLPGEGGRTVPVLPEPGPGGGFGDVLTRAVNEVSAAQEISGELTLRAARGEHVETHQLMAAASEAGIAMDLMIEVRNKVVDAYRTVMSMQS, from the coding sequence ATGACGATCGACAAGTTCGGGGCCTTTGCGCAGCGCGTGGCGGAGTTCGGCCTGCCGGGCGAGGGCGGACGCACCGTGCCGGTGCTGCCGGAGCCTGGCCCCGGTGGCGGCTTCGGCGACGTCCTGACGCGCGCCGTGAACGAAGTCAGCGCCGCGCAGGAGATCAGCGGCGAGCTGACGCTGCGTGCGGCCCGCGGCGAGCACGTCGAGACGCACCAGCTGATGGCGGCGGCGAGTGAGGCCGGCATCGCGATGGACCTGATGATCGAGGTCCGCAACAAGGTCGTTGACGCCTACCGGACCGTGATGTCCATGCAGAGCTGA